gacaaaacaaggaaattgatttttttgttgttgaggcaAAAAAGGCTCTGTTTAAAGAACAGGGATGTTGTAACATAAACTGACAAAAGCCAGGGAGTCTACAGACAGAGCAGGGGCTGAATGTCACATTGTCAGCTCCAAACTTGAACTTGTCCAAGAGTATTAGGTTAGTGTTGGAAAGATGGTGCCATttaaggatattttaaatttaatatttaatgatcTTAATTTGACATTATCCTTAGGGTTGCCTGGTTTTGACTTACACAGACTGTCCTTTAGAGAATGTAGATTCCGCACTGCCCTTGTCTTTGAAAGGTAATTGCTCTAGTTACTGATACCAGCTTCGACAGTTCCTTGGGGGGCCATGATAAGGTCACTATTAAATTGCGCTTAGTGGTAATCATGGGTAACACTGGTGTACAGAAGAAAGCAGGGGAATCAATGGGTGCTTCACAGCTGTATCCTCAGGTTCAGATCCGTGGCGGGTGCGGGAGACAGGGGAGGCCTCAGGATTCAGGTCAGATTTGGTGTGATGGCCTGAGGAGGGAGGCTATGAATTTGAAACTGTACTCATTGAAAAGAAAATCCTTCCACATTTTAGTAACTCCCACTGTGCCCCGTGGCTGCAAGCGCTACAGGTCTTGCTACTCAAAGCTTGTTAGAAAGGCAGACCTGCTAAATCAAAGTCCGCATTTGAACAATAGCCCCAGGTGATTGTCTGCACATTCAGGTGTGAGAAACCCCGTCCCAGGAGAATCTTTATAGGCTGATGCTTCTCTCTTGCACTCTCCTTTTTAAAACGATGCTTTTTCctagatgtggagaaaagggaactctcatacactgctagtgggagtgcaaactggtgcaaccaccatggaaaacagtatggagaattcctcaaaaaattaagaatagaaataccatatgatccagctattccactgctgggtatttatccaaagaacaggaaaatatgaatgtataaagatacatgcacccctatgttcattgcaccattattcacaatacctaagacttggaagcaacttaagtgcccaggaagggatgaatggataaagaagatgtggtgtgtatatatatatatatatatatatatatatatatatatatacacacatatggtgatggattgtaattagtctttgggtggtgaacatgatataatctacacagaaattgaaatataatgatgtacacctgaaatttttataatgttgtaaacccatgttatcacaataaaaaaaaaaagggaataaaatttaaaaatacagaaataaaaatatggttctcctcctcctccttttcccccttctctgtCTGCCCTGCCTTCCCTGAACACCCTGCCTCTAGAATAGTCCTCCTTTCTCTGATTTACATTCCTCACTCCATTCATTTTTTGGTTTCTCCATCCTTGCtttcctgttttgctttttttggtcagttttccctctgcctcttccccttatttaaatattttttttgtcattgttcaTGGGCCATTGCCCTTTCTGACCCACATCTAACTCTAGACCCATCCACAATAACTCTCTGTTGTTAATTTGTTCAACATATCTATGGCACTTACTAATGTAAATATTTGCACATACCTGTTCTCTTGTGCCCGTTTTCTACCTTCTAAGTTTTGTCACATGCACACATTTATGTGAATgacatattttatcatttaaaagtagaaaaatgggggctggcctgttggcatagtggttaagttcgtgtactccactTCGGTACCCGGGGTTGTAGGTTTgcatcctgggagcagacctagcaccacttgtcaagccaccctgtggcagcatcccacataaagtagaggaagactggcacagatgttagctcagcaccaatctgcctcgtacacacacaaaaaaagtagaaaaatgtcTATCATGGTATAACAAATATCTgtgcccaatttaaaaatgagaataagtgAAGGGTCCAGGAGTCTTTGGTGTAATGTGATCTTTCTGGTAAAGTAATTCGTCCTGTCTGCAGTACTGCCATACATTTGGGTAGTTCTCAACTGCTTTCACTTCTACATGAAATTTGATCTGAACAACCCATCTGGGGAGGCGGGGTATTTGTCTCTTTGCTCAAATGAAGTTATTTGTTGAGAAGTAAAGTAATGCTTCTTTCTGTCAGATAGCAAGTTGTTACCCCAGGACTTCAACTAGAAACTCAGTCTTGACTTCTCATCCAGCGCTCTTCCtgggaagtgttctctctctgtcacatgcTTTCTggtcgccccccccccccggtcTCCTCCCAAGGCCTGATAGGCAGTCAGCATCTTGTAAGCATCCAGCCAACTGAATGAGGCACAGCTCAAGAAGCGCTCAGGCTAGTTGGGGAGAAAAGACTGGGAGCGTTTGCTGGCGGATGAGTCCTCTGGGCAGTGAGGCTGATTCATCTTGCTACAAAACCACATAGAAAATAAGCTTCCCCAAAGAAGAGCAAAGGTAATCTGGCCTTCATACAGAGGGAACCTACTCAATATTGTCATGTACAAGAATGAATATAGTTAGGTGACCATAATACAAAGTCAAATGTAGTTGGTGtcagaagcaggaagaaattCCTGTGGGAGTCCATGTGATGAAGAGGTAGGCCCTGGCTGAGTTCACATCTTGGCTTATTCACTGTGCGACTCTGGACAAGCTACTTCATGGCTTGATGGCCCAGAGGATAATGGGAATAACAGTACCTAACTTATAGAGAtattgtgagaagtaaatgaaagATTTTACATAAAGTATTTAACAAGTGCCTGATAAAGTGTTAGTTGCTATTATTAATGTTTTGATTAATTTTCCATCTTTTGTGTctcccctctctgtgcttccctccTTTAGCATGAGCCGCACCGCCTACGCTGTGGGagccctgcttctcctcctggggaCCCTGTTGCCCGCTGctgaagggaaaaagaagggGTCCCAAGGTGCCATCCCCCCACCAGACAAGGCCCAGCACAATGACTCCGAGCAGACTCAGTCTccccagcagcctggctccaggaACCGGGGGCGGGGCCAAGGGCCGGGCACTGCCATGCCGGGGGAGGAGGTGCTGGAGTCCAGCCAGGAGGCCCTGCATGTGACCGAACGCAAATACCTGAAGCGAGACTGGTGCAAAACCCAGCCCCTTAAGCAGACCATCCACGAGGAGGGCTGCAATAGCCGCACCATCATCAACCGCTTCTGCTACGGCCAATGCAACTCCTTCTACATCCCCAGGCACATCCGGAAGGAGGAAGGCTCCTTTCAGTCCTGCTCCTTCTGCAAGCCCAAGAAATTCACCACCATGATGGTCACCCTCAACTGCCCAGAACTACAGCCACCCACCAAGAAGAGGAGGGTCACTCGCGTGAAGCAGTGTCGCTGCATATCCATCGATTTGGATTAAGCCGGGCACACCCAGCCTGGCCTAGGGATGCAGCCCCGGGCAGGCGCAGAGCCAGATCCCAAACGACCTGATTCTTATTGGCTTAAACCTAGAGGCAAGGAGAACCATCAGCAGCCTCCTGACAGAAGCCTGCTAGTGCGTAGTTTGTGTGCATGATTGTGCATGGGTGCCGTGGGTGTTTGCAGACACCAGAGGAAACTCAGTGTCTGCTGCAGGGCACTTCCTGTTATGTAAATGTATCTGCTTCCACAGGGGATGGCACGTTCAAaggggcagggctgtgttctgGTTCTTCCTTTGTCTTCCGTGTGCCCTACTGGGGACCAGAATCTCCCTGCAGAATGAATGTTAATGGAAGAGGCTACTCTGAGGGCAAGAGACCTGTTTTAGTGCTGCATTAGACTTGGAAAAGGTATTTCAGCCTGTGcttgcttcctcccttcctcctcccttccacgGTCCATCCTTCTTAGGAGCTCGATGACTATTTTAGCCTCGTCTCCTATCTGCCAAGGGTTCTGAATTAACtcagttgaccatagatgtaaatgtttcccatttGGGGAAGAGCCACCAGACTCTGGGGAGGCTGGTGTGGACAAGGGCAGAAAGGATAGAGaagtgagagaagggagggacTGGGGATGAGGACCAGTTGGGCTCAGCAAAATTTCAGTAGGGAGATGTGCAGAGTCTTGAAAGGCCAACCCCAACACAGAGACCCAAGCTTTAGCAAGTGTTTTCCTGGTATTTAACAGAACTCAAGTgaacagaggagaaaggagattgCCAAAAATCATTAACTTTGGCTGTCACTATGATCTGCTGAAACTAGTCCTAACCCAATGCCAACCTTCAAAATGCATATGGACCACTCCTATTTTCAGAACCAAGTAAGTGAGCTAAACCAGAACAGCCCCTCCTGCTTTGTCCCTCGGGTGGACAGTAGATATAATTCAGAAACCCTCTACCCAGggataggaaaaaacaaaacctataGGCAGAAGGACCTAATATCTTTCCTTTTGCTGGTTGTAGTCACCTCATTCCCAGATCATTATTTCTGTGTAATGTTTCTGAGAGCCACAACCCCGTGTTATAAAGATTCTGCGTCTGCTGAGCGTACCTGACAGTGAACACCAGTCTAAAGGAGAGAGTTTAGGGCCTGCTCCATTTTAGCTAGAAGCATATTTTGGGTCTTTTCATTTTAGCCTTTGATAGGAGTTTGAgctggagagcagaggagagtAAGGAAATAAAGGAGATTGCCTCTGGCTGAGGAGTGGTTTGATATCTGGGAGGAGCTGTAAGGGATATGGCTTCCCCTTCCTCCTTTGCCCTCTGAGGGTCTACTGGGAAACTCCAGTTAGGAAATCAGAGCATTTAGTGCATTTAGCTGCCTGTCTCCTGCTGGTGGGAATCATGTAACATGGTAACAATTCAGAACCTACTGGTAAGATGCTCTCCTCTCTTTAAACTTGGGCTACTCCCAATGCCTATTTAGGATTTATCTAATAACCAACGTGCAAGGTGGGTAAACCATAATGCATTTTAGATTTGGCTAACCTATTCTCTTCAAGCCTGAAGTTTTATGTGTTACACCCCTCTCCTTGCCCCTGCCAAACACTCTTTATGCTTCCTATCAGCCTCCCTAGCCAAGTCATATGTAACATGGGCGACAAACACCGTAGACTTGCATTTCAGTTGCCCATCATGACTCCAATGTTGAAAGAACCATTGCAACAGAAGAggctgcttttattttatttttattttggtctaGTGCTCTCTCAACTTACAACTAAACAGGAACCATACTTTGAGGCAGAAGTTATCTTGAACACCCAAAATTTTGGgtctaattttaaaactttgaaactCACTACTGATACTTCTACACCAGGCGAATTTGTGCGAACACATAGTCTGTGCATTTCGTATACACTGTATGCCCCTGCCCTAAATCTTTCTATCATCCACATCCTCCAACAATAGAGCACAGAATGGATTTACTTAAGCACGCAAATGCTAAGCCAGAGTTTtgagggtgggggagaggaaaaggaaggggaaggagctGAAAATGTAAAACCACACTAGAGAGGAAAAATGACATTCGGAATAGCAGACACTGAATTTCTCTTGCTGTTTTAACTCTGCCACAGGCATGCAGTTTTGTTAAAAAGAGATGACTTAAGTTGGCAGCGGTAATCTTCTTTTAGTAGCTTGTACCACAGTCTTGCATGTAAGTCAGATTTGGCTTAAGTAAAGAGAATTTCCTCAAAATTAACTTCACTGGGATAATCAGCAGCATAACTGGCTTAAGAGCACGGCACTAGCCAAAGAGGGGAACGTGTGCTTTTCTTACTGTGCCT
This is a stretch of genomic DNA from Equus caballus isolate H_3958 breed thoroughbred chromosome 1, TB-T2T, whole genome shotgun sequence. It encodes these proteins:
- the GREM1 gene encoding gremlin-1 isoform X1, which translates into the protein MRRIGDGSIRPSSSMSRTAYAVGALLLLLGTLLPAAEGKKKGSQGAIPPPDKAQHNDSEQTQSPQQPGSRNRGRGQGPGTAMPGEEVLESSQEALHVTERKYLKRDWCKTQPLKQTIHEEGCNSRTIINRFCYGQCNSFYIPRHIRKEEGSFQSCSFCKPKKFTTMMVTLNCPELQPPTKKRRVTRVKQCRCISIDLD
- the GREM1 gene encoding gremlin-1 isoform X2; this encodes MSRTAYAVGALLLLLGTLLPAAEGKKKGSQGAIPPPDKAQHNDSEQTQSPQQPGSRNRGRGQGPGTAMPGEEVLESSQEALHVTERKYLKRDWCKTQPLKQTIHEEGCNSRTIINRFCYGQCNSFYIPRHIRKEEGSFQSCSFCKPKKFTTMMVTLNCPELQPPTKKRRVTRVKQCRCISIDLD